The following proteins come from a genomic window of Deltaproteobacteria bacterium:
- a CDS encoding RHS repeat-associated core domain-containing protein, giving the protein YDGNGSLIAVTDALGRTITHTYDVMDRLVARTHPQGVTETYGYDTGGRLVMHIDRNGRATTHRYDELDRRVGATYADGSVTTFAYDAADRAVVATDSAAGTVVHEYDRLDRLAGVQTALGAVSYGYDALGRRKQRLATGATPTAYAFNAASQLTRVETGGQIVELGYDHAGRLTTVTLPNGIVKELAYDEASRLVGLRYRRGPTVIGDLIYARDAGGNVTRIRGSLAQSLLPGAIDGAAYDDHNRQLAFGRAALTFDAEGNTTSITDDTGTSTLQWDSRNRLVALTGPTVEASFSYDVFGRRVRKTVNGATTQYLYDGPDVATETRDGVTLPYLRLLGLDSPIARGADEVYLTDGLGTVIGTSNAAGAVTTQYSYAPFGEWTASGATSNNPITFTAREADETGLLYYRARYYAPGLHRFLSQDLVLRLGANRYAYVLNNPINAIDPFGLDKFIIYGNLASSGPGGSSEILNQGMTDLATALDVNGDVITFNSGQIDEVVAKAREAARAGRPVYIIGHSKGGEAAVKAALELLRLGITPDRVFTIDPFVDPSTTIPPGLPLTNYYQERRYLILIRGFEIGGAENILITGTNHIAITSDPRVQGPIKKAILGASQAPPVGGRY; this is encoded by the coding sequence TATGACGGCAACGGAAGCCTCATCGCCGTAACCGACGCCCTCGGGCGCACGATCACGCACACCTACGACGTCATGGATCGCCTGGTGGCGCGAACGCATCCCCAGGGCGTGACCGAGACCTATGGCTATGACACGGGCGGCCGTCTCGTCATGCACATCGATCGAAACGGGCGTGCGACGACGCATCGGTACGACGAGCTCGATCGCAGAGTCGGGGCGACGTATGCCGACGGCAGCGTAACGACGTTCGCCTACGACGCCGCCGACCGCGCCGTCGTCGCCACGGATTCGGCGGCGGGCACCGTCGTCCACGAATACGATCGACTCGATCGGCTCGCCGGCGTGCAGACCGCCCTCGGCGCCGTGAGCTACGGCTACGATGCGCTCGGCCGGCGCAAGCAACGGCTCGCCACAGGGGCGACGCCGACGGCCTACGCCTTCAACGCGGCCTCCCAGCTGACGCGCGTCGAGACCGGCGGCCAGATCGTTGAGCTGGGGTATGACCACGCCGGGCGTCTCACGACGGTCACACTCCCGAACGGCATCGTCAAAGAGCTCGCCTATGACGAGGCGAGCCGCCTCGTAGGACTCAGGTACCGCCGTGGCCCAACGGTCATTGGTGACCTCATCTATGCGCGTGACGCGGGCGGCAACGTGACCAGGATCAGAGGGAGCCTCGCGCAGAGCCTCCTGCCGGGAGCGATCGACGGAGCCGCCTACGATGACCACAATCGGCAGCTGGCATTCGGCCGGGCGGCGCTGACGTTCGACGCCGAGGGCAACACGACCTCAATCACGGACGACACCGGCACCAGCACGCTGCAATGGGACAGCCGGAATCGCCTGGTGGCGTTGACGGGACCCACCGTCGAGGCGTCGTTCAGCTATGACGTCTTCGGCCGGCGAGTCCGCAAGACCGTGAACGGCGCGACCACACAGTATCTCTACGACGGCCCCGACGTCGCGACGGAGACCCGCGACGGCGTGACGTTGCCGTATCTGCGACTCCTCGGCCTCGATTCGCCCATCGCTCGCGGCGCCGACGAGGTCTATCTCACCGATGGTCTCGGCACCGTCATCGGCACGAGCAACGCCGCCGGCGCTGTAACGACGCAGTACTCCTATGCCCCCTTCGGCGAGTGGACGGCCAGCGGCGCCACCTCGAACAATCCGATCACTTTCACTGCTCGCGAGGCCGACGAGACCGGCCTCTTATACTATCGGGCGCGCTATTACGCGCCGGGACTCCATCGGTTCCTGAGCCAGGATCTCGTGCTGCGACTCGGCGCCAACCGCTATGCCTATGTGCTCAACAATCCGATCAACGCGATCGACCCGTTCGGACTGGATAAATTCATCATCTACGGCAATCTGGCGTCATCCGGGCCCGGCGGCTCGAGCGAGATCTTGAATCAGGGCATGACCGATCTCGCGACCGCGCTGGACGTCAACGGTGATGTAATCACATTCAACAGCGGTCAGATCGACGAAGTGGTAGCGAAGGCGCGAGAAGCCGCCCGCGCGGGGCGGCCCGTGTACATCATCGGTCACAGCAAGGGCGGTGAAGCTGCCGTGAAGGCAGCCCTCGAGCTGCTGAGACTCGGCATCACACCCGACCGCGTCTTCACAATCGATCCGTTCGTCGATCCGAGCACGACCATTCCGCCCGGGCTCCCGCTGACGAACTACTACCAGGAGCGTCGCTACCTCATCTTGATCCGAGGCTTCGAGATCGGCGGCGCGGAGAACATCCTGATCACGGGGACGAATCACATCGCCATCACGAGCGACCCGAGAGTTCAAGGCCCCATCAAGAAGGCTATCCTCGGCGCCTCGCAGGCGCCGCCCGTCGGAGGGCGCTACTGA